From a region of the Candidatus Pelagibacter sp. FZCC0015 genome:
- a CDS encoding RNA pyrophosphohydrolase, giving the protein MNKNLKDLPLRSGVGIVLLNKENKVFVAKRIDNPKNFWQMPQGGVDEGEDNLKAAFRELEEETSIKSVELIKELDGTLTYDLPDRLLGIIWKGKYKGQKQKWFLMRFIGNDNEININTSNPEFLDWKWIDLDLITDVVVDFKHHVYKELKEKVKKLI; this is encoded by the coding sequence ATGAATAAAAATTTAAAAGATTTACCACTGAGAAGTGGGGTCGGAATTGTGTTATTAAATAAAGAAAATAAAGTATTCGTAGCAAAAAGAATAGATAATCCTAAAAATTTTTGGCAAATGCCTCAGGGTGGTGTTGATGAGGGAGAGGATAATTTAAAAGCTGCATTTAGAGAACTAGAGGAAGAAACAAGTATCAAAAGCGTAGAACTTATAAAAGAATTAGATGGTACATTAACCTATGATTTACCTGATAGATTACTAGGTATTATTTGGAAAGGTAAGTACAAAGGTCAGAAGCAAAAATGGTTTTTAATGCGATTTATTGGAAATGATAATGAAATAAATATTAATACATCTAATCCAGAATTTTTAGATTGGAAGTGGATTGACTTAGATTTAATTACTGATGTTGTTGTTGATTTTAAACATCATGTTTACAAAGAACTTAAAGAAAAAGTAAAAAAATTAATTTAG
- the atpC gene encoding ATP synthase F1 subunit epsilon, with product MSEEFKIEIVNPEKSFLVKDDVSEVVVPAFEGEMGILKDHISIISFLKPGIIKILSKSGDENYYVEDGIVEFKNNNLSILTSTIFNLADMDKSKQQDLLKQAEEEANKNDINDQSKYLADQKVEVLKTLN from the coding sequence ATGAGCGAAGAGTTTAAAATTGAAATAGTAAATCCTGAAAAATCTTTTTTAGTAAAAGATGATGTTTCAGAAGTTGTGGTCCCTGCTTTTGAAGGAGAGATGGGAATATTGAAGGATCATATTTCTATTATTTCCTTTTTAAAACCTGGGATAATTAAGATTTTATCAAAATCAGGTGATGAAAATTACTATGTTGAAGATGGGATTGTTGAGTTCAAAAATAACAATTTATCTATTTTAACAAGTACAATTTTTAATCTTGCTGATATGGATAAATCAAAGCAACAAGATTTACTTAAACAGGCAGAAGAAGAGGCTAATAAAAACGATATTAACGATCAATCTAAATATTTAGCAGATCAAAAAGTTGAAGTTTTAAAAACTCTAAATTAA
- a CDS encoding F0F1 ATP synthase subunit gamma — protein sequence MASLDDLKKRIASVKSTQKITKAMKMVAAAKLRRAQESAEKGRPYSEKMNNVILNLSNGISDKENAPKLLSGTGQEKTHLCVVMTSDRGLCGGFNSNIIKKAKSYFAKILDEGKELKIITVGSKGNDQLKRVYGDKIIENISFKESKNANYFDADKVGKMVIEKFEAGEFDVCTIFYNQFKNVITQIPQAQQIIPLNNEGEENSSEESYEFEPDEDEILSNLLPKNISTQIFKAMLENSASEQGSRMSAMDNATRNAGEMVDKLTIEYNRSRQAAITKELIEIISGAESL from the coding sequence ATGGCAAGTTTAGATGACCTAAAAAAAAGAATAGCTAGTGTAAAGTCTACACAGAAAATTACTAAAGCTATGAAAATGGTCGCAGCAGCTAAATTAAGAAGAGCTCAAGAAAGCGCTGAGAAGGGAAGACCTTATTCTGAAAAAATGAATAATGTTATTTTAAATTTATCAAATGGTATATCTGATAAAGAAAATGCACCAAAGTTATTGTCAGGTACTGGTCAGGAAAAAACTCATCTTTGTGTGGTGATGACTTCTGATAGAGGTTTATGCGGCGGATTTAATTCTAATATTATTAAAAAAGCTAAAAGTTATTTTGCAAAAATTTTAGACGAAGGTAAAGAACTTAAAATCATTACAGTAGGCTCAAAAGGAAACGACCAATTAAAAAGAGTTTATGGTGATAAAATAATTGAAAATATTTCTTTCAAAGAGTCTAAAAATGCAAATTATTTTGATGCTGACAAAGTTGGAAAAATGGTAATTGAAAAATTCGAGGCAGGTGAATTTGATGTTTGTACAATTTTTTATAACCAATTTAAAAATGTAATTACTCAAATTCCTCAAGCACAGCAAATAATCCCTTTAAATAATGAGGGAGAAGAAAATAGTTCAGAAGAAAGTTACGAATTTGAACCAGATGAAGATGAAATTTTAAGCAATTTATTGCCAAAGAATATTTCTACGCAAATATTTAAAGCAATGTTAGAGAATTCAGCTAGCGAACAAGGGTCTAGAATGAGTGCAATGGATAATGCAACCCGAAACGCAGGTGAAATGGTTGACAAACTTACTATCGAATATAATAGAAGTCGTCAGGCAGCAATTACAAAAGAACTAATAGAAATCATATCAGGAGCAGAAAGTTTATAA
- a CDS encoding S41 family peptidase — MKKIKFLLLIFFSVFYLNKTVISAEIDIYKKIDLFGEVLEKINKEYVDEFNQSESMDSAINGLLQSLDPYSSYMSPKIFDEMQTETSGEFGGLGIEVSMEAGVVKVISPIDDTPASRAGLKAGDYIVKINDVQVQGKSLSEAVDLMRGPVGSGIELTVRRRGEKKALTFNIIREVIQVQSVKSEIIDESIGYIRLTSFNDNSSDQIEKQIKKLKKDKNLNSFILDLRNNPGGLLSQAIKISDFFLENGEIVSTKSRKKSENRKWFAKKGDITDGKTLLVLINYGSASASEIVAGALKDHKRAIIVGENSFGKGSVQSIIPLKNRGAIRLTVAKYYLPSGKSISEVGVRPDIEVNEEGDDFRIKTDTDNQLNYAIKLLNG, encoded by the coding sequence ATGAAAAAAATTAAATTTTTATTATTAATTTTTTTTTCTGTTTTTTATTTAAATAAAACAGTTATTTCAGCTGAAATTGATATTTATAAAAAAATTGATCTCTTCGGTGAGGTTCTAGAAAAAATTAATAAAGAATATGTTGATGAGTTCAATCAATCTGAGAGTATGGACTCTGCTATCAATGGACTTTTACAATCTTTAGATCCTTATTCATCCTACATGTCGCCTAAAATATTTGATGAAATGCAAACAGAAACCAGTGGTGAGTTTGGTGGATTAGGAATTGAGGTTAGCATGGAGGCTGGTGTGGTAAAAGTAATTTCACCAATAGATGATACACCTGCGTCCAGAGCTGGATTAAAAGCTGGTGATTACATAGTAAAAATAAATGATGTTCAGGTCCAAGGAAAATCATTGAGTGAAGCTGTTGATTTAATGAGAGGACCTGTGGGTTCTGGAATAGAGTTAACAGTAAGACGAAGAGGTGAAAAAAAGGCTTTAACATTTAATATAATAAGAGAAGTTATTCAGGTTCAATCTGTTAAATCTGAAATTATAGATGAAAGTATAGGATACATCAGGCTTACGTCATTTAATGATAACAGCAGTGATCAAATAGAAAAACAAATTAAAAAACTTAAAAAAGATAAAAACTTAAATTCATTTATTTTAGATTTAAGAAATAATCCTGGAGGTCTTTTATCTCAAGCAATAAAGATATCAGATTTTTTTCTGGAAAATGGAGAGATAGTTTCAACAAAAAGCAGAAAAAAATCTGAAAATAGAAAATGGTTTGCAAAAAAAGGAGATATTACCGATGGAAAAACACTATTGGTTTTAATTAACTATGGTTCAGCATCTGCATCTGAAATTGTTGCAGGAGCTTTAAAGGATCACAAAAGAGCAATCATCGTTGGTGAAAATAGCTTTGGTAAAGGTTCTGTCCAATCCATTATTCCTTTAAAAAATCGTGGTGCTATCAGATTAACTGTTGCAAAATACTATCTTCCTTCTGGAAAATCTATTTCTGAAGTAGGTGTTAGACCAGATATTGAAGTAAATGAAGAAGGTGATGATTTTAGAATAAAAACTGATACTGATAATCAATTAAACTACGCTATTAAGTTACTTAACGGATAA
- the nadD gene encoding nicotinate (nicotinamide) nucleotide adenylyltransferase, with translation MKLNSRKIKIGVLGGSFDPAHKGHLAISKEAKKRFKLKKVIWAITKKNPFKIESETSVAERIKFCKKIIGTNSFIKVKFYEKIIKSNKTINLINHLKKDKSIEIYFLMGADNLINFHKWHKSKLISQKCNILVFDRHGYKKNSLKSKTFKQLSKANLEFIEFNKVNISSSQLRKI, from the coding sequence ATTAAATTGAATAGCAGAAAAATAAAAATTGGTGTTTTGGGTGGATCGTTTGATCCTGCTCATAAAGGACATTTGGCAATTTCTAAGGAAGCAAAAAAAAGATTTAAACTCAAAAAAGTTATTTGGGCAATTACAAAAAAAAATCCATTTAAAATAGAGAGCGAGACATCTGTTGCTGAAAGAATTAAATTTTGTAAAAAAATAATTGGTACAAATTCATTTATTAAGGTTAAATTTTATGAAAAAATTATTAAGTCAAATAAAACTATTAATTTAATCAATCATTTAAAAAAAGATAAAAGCATTGAAATTTATTTTTTAATGGGTGCCGACAACCTTATTAATTTTCATAAATGGCATAAATCTAAATTAATTTCACAAAAATGTAATATTCTAGTTTTTGATCGACATGGGTATAAAAAAAATTCTTTAAAATCAAAGACATTTAAGCAACTTAGTAAGGCCAATCTAGAGTTTATTGAGTTTAATAAAGTCAACATTTCATCTTCTCAATTAAGAAAAATTTGA
- the rsfS gene encoding ribosome silencing factor gives MDKISDLKEIVINTLDLNKAQDIVTIDLKDKSSMADYMIIASGTSSRHIQSLSEQVLEKLKNNGVKDSKIEGKESGEWKLVDGIDLIVHIFHPEKRKFYELEKIWSELIPKEKVMI, from the coding sequence ATGGACAAAATTTCAGACTTAAAAGAAATTGTAATCAACACACTAGATCTCAATAAAGCTCAAGACATTGTAACTATTGATCTTAAAGACAAAAGTTCTATGGCTGATTACATGATCATAGCAAGTGGAACTTCATCTAGACATATTCAATCCTTGTCAGAACAAGTTTTAGAAAAACTTAAAAATAACGGTGTAAAAGACTCAAAAATTGAAGGTAAAGAAAGTGGAGAATGGAAACTTGTTGATGGAATTGATTTGATTGTTCATATTTTTCATCCAGAAAAAAGAAAATTTTATGAATTAGAAAAAATTTGGTCAGAGCTAATTCCAAAAGAAAAAGTGATGATATGA
- the atpD gene encoding F0F1 ATP synthase subunit beta, with amino-acid sequence MSKGIITQVIGAVVDVKFDGELPEILTALECKNGDNRLVLEVAQHLGETTVRTIAMDATEGLKRGDEVTNTNAPIQVPVGPETLGRIINVIGEPIDERGEVKTKESWPIHRAAPEFNDQSTETEILVTGIKVIDLLAPYAKGGKIGLFGGAGVGKTVLIMELINNVAKAHGGFSVFAGVGERTREGNDLYHEMIESGVIKKEGAGSKAALVYGQMNEPPGARARVALTGLTVAEYFRDQEGQDVLFFVDNIFRFTQAGSEVSALLGRIPSAVGYQPTLATDMGNLQERITTTNKGSITSVQAIYVPADDLTDPAPATSFAHLDATTVLSRQIAEIGIYPAVDPLDSTSRILDPRIVGDEHYRVARDVQRILQSYKSLQDIIAILGMDELSEEDKLVVARARKIQRFLSQPFFVAEVFTGSPGKLVDLDSTIKGFDAICKGEYDHLPEAAFYMVGTIEEAIEKAKKMEQEAAA; translated from the coding sequence ATGAGCAAAGGAATAATCACACAAGTTATTGGAGCGGTAGTAGACGTAAAATTTGATGGTGAACTACCAGAAATTTTAACAGCATTGGAATGTAAAAATGGTGATAACAGACTAGTTTTAGAAGTAGCACAACACTTAGGTGAAACTACTGTTAGAACAATTGCTATGGATGCTACTGAAGGATTAAAAAGAGGTGATGAAGTTACTAATACCAATGCTCCTATTCAAGTTCCAGTTGGACCTGAAACACTTGGAAGAATTATAAATGTGATTGGTGAACCAATTGATGAAAGAGGTGAGGTTAAGACTAAAGAAAGTTGGCCAATTCATAGAGCTGCACCTGAATTTAATGACCAATCAACAGAAACTGAAATACTTGTAACAGGTATTAAAGTTATTGATTTGCTTGCGCCTTATGCAAAAGGTGGAAAGATTGGATTATTTGGTGGAGCAGGAGTAGGAAAAACAGTTTTAATTATGGAATTAATTAATAACGTTGCAAAAGCTCATGGTGGTTTTTCAGTTTTCGCAGGAGTTGGAGAGAGAACTAGAGAAGGAAATGACCTTTATCATGAAATGATTGAGTCTGGAGTAATTAAAAAAGAAGGAGCTGGTTCAAAAGCTGCTTTAGTTTATGGTCAGATGAATGAACCTCCTGGAGCAAGAGCAAGAGTTGCACTTACAGGGTTAACTGTAGCTGAATATTTTAGAGATCAAGAAGGTCAGGACGTACTTTTCTTCGTAGATAACATCTTTAGATTTACTCAGGCAGGATCAGAGGTTTCGGCTTTGTTAGGAAGAATTCCATCTGCTGTCGGATATCAACCGACATTAGCTACTGACATGGGTAACCTTCAAGAAAGAATTACGACTACAAACAAAGGGTCAATTACATCTGTACAAGCAATTTATGTGCCTGCTGATGATTTAACAGATCCTGCTCCAGCGACATCGTTTGCACACTTAGATGCAACGACTGTACTTTCAAGACAAATTGCTGAAATTGGTATTTATCCTGCAGTAGATCCACTTGATTCTACATCAAGAATTTTGGACCCAAGAATTGTTGGAGATGAGCACTATAGAGTAGCAAGAGATGTTCAAAGAATACTACAATCATATAAATCACTACAAGATATTATAGCTATTCTTGGTATGGATGAGTTATCAGAAGAAGATAAATTAGTTGTAGCAAGAGCAAGAAAAATCCAGAGATTTTTATCTCAACCATTCTTTGTTGCAGAAGTATTCACTGGTTCTCCAGGAAAACTTGTTGATCTTGACTCAACTATCAAAGGTTTTGATGCAATCTGTAAAGGTGAGTATGACCACTTACCTGAAGCTGCTTTTTATATGGTTGGAACAATTGAAGAAGCTATAGAAAAAGCTAAGAAAATGGAACAAGAAGCTGCTGCTTAA
- a CDS encoding glutamate-5-semialdehyde dehydrogenase, producing MIKYMNLIGIKARKASEYKVTTEVKNKVLNDYAKLIKNEKKFIINQNSKDINYARKRGLKENLIKRLHLNENKLNGIINSILKIAKLRDPINNTLEKWKRPNGLSIKRVSIPIGVIGVIYESRPNVTSDVASLCFKSGNVVILKGGSEAINSNKALAKLFRKALKKNKVDENFIQFIDSKQRKLVDIMLSKMKKYIDVIIPRGGKNLVKKVLELSKVPIIGHLEGLCHTYIDKDAELKMAKEVVYNAKLRNTSICGATETILIHKNIVKKFSNPVLQALENSGCKIIGDKILKSYYKGQIYPAKEKDWSTEYLASIVSVKVVKNSEEAIKHINRYGTMHTDSIITKNKKTAKYFLKNVKSSIAMHNTSTQFADGGEFGFGGEVGISTNTLPPRGPVGLNQLISYKYEITSNGKIRN from the coding sequence ATGATTAAATATATGAATTTAATTGGAATAAAAGCGCGAAAAGCTAGTGAGTATAAAGTTACAACTGAAGTTAAAAATAAAGTCTTAAATGATTACGCAAAATTAATTAAGAATGAAAAAAAATTCATTATTAATCAAAATTCAAAAGATATTAATTACGCAAGAAAAAGAGGGTTAAAAGAGAACTTAATCAAAAGACTTCATTTAAATGAGAATAAATTGAATGGAATTATAAATTCTATTTTAAAAATAGCTAAATTAAGAGATCCTATAAATAACACTTTAGAAAAATGGAAAAGACCAAATGGTTTGAGCATAAAAAGAGTATCAATACCAATTGGAGTTATTGGTGTTATTTATGAAAGTAGACCAAATGTAACTTCAGATGTTGCTAGTCTTTGTTTTAAATCTGGAAATGTAGTGATTTTGAAAGGAGGCTCTGAGGCCATAAATTCAAATAAAGCTCTAGCTAAGTTGTTTAGAAAAGCACTTAAAAAAAATAAAGTTGATGAAAACTTTATTCAATTTATCGACTCAAAACAAAGAAAACTCGTAGATATAATGCTTTCTAAAATGAAAAAATATATCGATGTCATAATACCTCGTGGTGGAAAAAATTTAGTTAAAAAAGTTTTAGAATTATCCAAGGTACCTATAATTGGGCATTTAGAGGGACTTTGTCATACTTATATAGATAAAGATGCAGAATTAAAAATGGCTAAGGAAGTTGTCTATAACGCTAAATTAAGAAATACAAGTATTTGTGGTGCAACTGAAACTATTCTTATTCATAAAAATATAGTCAAAAAATTTAGTAATCCTGTTTTGCAGGCACTTGAAAATAGTGGTTGTAAAATAATTGGTGATAAGATTTTAAAGAGTTATTACAAAGGTCAAATATATCCTGCAAAAGAAAAAGATTGGTCAACTGAATATTTAGCATCAATTGTATCTGTTAAAGTTGTTAAAAATTCTGAAGAGGCAATTAAGCATATTAATAGATATGGAACTATGCACACTGACTCCATCATCACAAAAAATAAAAAAACAGCAAAATATTTCCTAAAAAATGTTAAAAGCTCAATTGCAATGCATAATACCTCAACTCAATTTGCTGATGGCGGTGAATTTGGATTTGGTGGAGAAGTTGGAATTTCTACCAATACGCTACCACCAAGAGGTCCTGTAGGTTTAAATCAATTGATTTCATATAAATATGAAATCACTAGTAATGGTAAAATAAGAAATTAA